One Halobaculum roseum DNA segment encodes these proteins:
- a CDS encoding thiamine pyrophosphate-dependent enzyme — protein MSDDVTRIVGERDLADTRFDAEDARAALRDIVRTRRFDERALALQRRGWMSGYPPFEGQEAAQVGAAHAMAAEDHLFPTYRSNALQIARGVPMSDILLFRRGFPEYHSDHEIPVFPQAVPIASQIPHAAGAGMAATYADEDWAALVCFGDGATSEGDFHEGLNFAGVFDAPTVFFCENNGWAISLPEARQTASESIAVKADAYGIEGVQVDGNDPLATRAVVEDALASARDGDPVLVEALTYRRGAHTTADDPSQYRDSDPDLPAWRLRDPLDRFAEWCREQGIVDDGFVDGVAEEANEELAEAVETAESVPRPEPEELFDSLYEELPADVRRQREAARAVADEHPETYELDR, from the coding sequence ATGAGCGACGACGTGACGCGGATCGTCGGCGAGCGCGACCTCGCCGACACCCGCTTCGACGCCGAGGACGCCCGCGCGGCCCTGCGCGACATCGTCCGGACGCGACGCTTCGACGAGCGCGCGCTCGCCCTCCAGCGGCGCGGGTGGATGAGCGGCTACCCCCCGTTCGAGGGCCAGGAGGCCGCGCAGGTCGGCGCCGCCCACGCGATGGCGGCCGAGGACCACCTGTTCCCCACCTACCGCTCGAACGCCCTCCAGATCGCCCGCGGCGTCCCCATGAGCGACATCCTCCTGTTCAGGCGGGGGTTCCCGGAGTACCACTCCGACCACGAGATCCCCGTCTTCCCGCAGGCGGTCCCCATCGCCAGCCAGATCCCGCACGCCGCCGGCGCGGGGATGGCCGCGACCTACGCCGACGAGGACTGGGCCGCGCTCGTGTGTTTCGGCGACGGCGCCACCAGCGAGGGCGACTTCCACGAGGGGCTGAACTTCGCGGGCGTGTTCGACGCCCCGACGGTCTTCTTCTGTGAGAACAACGGCTGGGCCATCTCGCTGCCGGAGGCGCGCCAGACCGCCAGCGAGTCGATCGCGGTCAAGGCCGACGCGTACGGCATCGAGGGGGTACAGGTCGACGGCAACGACCCCCTCGCCACGCGCGCGGTCGTCGAGGACGCGCTGGCGAGCGCCCGCGACGGCGACCCGGTGCTGGTGGAGGCGCTGACGTACCGCCGGGGCGCCCACACCACCGCCGACGACCCGAGCCAGTACCGCGACAGCGACCCGGACCTGCCGGCGTGGCGCCTGCGCGACCCGCTCGACCGGTTCGCCGAGTGGTGCCGCGAGCAGGGGATCGTCGACGACGGCTTCGTCGACGGGGTCGCCGAGGAGGCGAACGAGGAACTCGCCGAGGCCGTCGAGACCGCCGAGTCCGTGCCCCGGCCGGAGCCGGAGGAGCTGTTCGACTCGCTGTACGAGGAGTTGCCCGCGGACGTGCGACGACAGCGCGAGGCCGCACGCGCCGTCGCCGACGAACACCCTGAGACGTACGAGTTGGACCGGTAG
- a CDS encoding Lrp/AsnC family transcriptional regulator — protein sequence MVHAFVMVKVSGDADTGGVADTVSGIETVTEAHVVAGDFDVVAEVDAPDMYTVLDTVADAVRGVDGVTDTRTYVSMTE from the coding sequence ATGGTTCACGCGTTCGTGATGGTGAAGGTGAGCGGGGACGCGGACACCGGGGGCGTCGCCGACACGGTCTCGGGGATCGAGACCGTGACGGAGGCGCACGTCGTCGCCGGCGACTTCGACGTGGTCGCGGAGGTCGACGCGCCCGACATGTACACCGTGCTCGACACCGTCGCCGACGCGGTCCGCGGCGTCGACGGCGTCACCGACACGCGGACGTACGTGTCGATGACGGAGTAG
- a CDS encoding potassium channel family protein, whose translation MRFIVIGSGRVGLRTARVLREEGHDVTIVERDADRADRARADGFSVVEGDGAREEVLAKAAVERADAVGALTGDLNVNFAACMIAKHHGCRTVMRIDEDYREEIYQKYADEVDEIIYPERLGAIGAKNALLGGNIRAIADIAEHLQVLLVTITEESPMRGYTLSEVELPANARLLAFGKRDEPMGIPLPDDSLEEGDRVAVLADFGVLDDVRQLLVGDDAGETLASAARTGGGS comes from the coding sequence ATGCGTTTCATCGTCATCGGATCGGGTCGCGTCGGACTGCGCACCGCGCGCGTGCTCCGCGAGGAGGGCCACGACGTGACCATCGTCGAGCGCGACGCGGATCGGGCGGACCGAGCCCGGGCCGACGGCTTCAGCGTCGTCGAGGGCGACGGCGCCCGCGAGGAGGTGTTGGCGAAGGCGGCCGTCGAGCGCGCGGACGCCGTCGGCGCGCTGACCGGCGATCTGAACGTCAACTTCGCGGCGTGCATGATCGCCAAGCACCACGGCTGCCGGACCGTGATGCGCATCGACGAGGACTACCGCGAGGAGATCTACCAGAAGTACGCCGACGAGGTCGACGAGATCATCTACCCCGAGCGGCTGGGCGCCATCGGGGCGAAGAACGCGCTGCTGGGCGGCAACATCCGCGCGATCGCCGACATCGCCGAGCACCTCCAGGTGCTGTTGGTCACGATCACCGAGGAGTCGCCGATGCGCGGGTACACGCTCTCTGAGGTCGAGCTCCCCGCCAACGCGCGGCTGTTGGCGTTCGGCAAGCGCGACGAGCCGATGGGCATCCCGCTGCCCGACGACTCGCTGGAGGAGGGCGACCGGGTCGCCGTCCTCGCGGACTTCGGCGTGCTCGACGACGTGCGCCAGCTGCTCGTCGGCGACGACGCCGGCGAGACGCTTGCCTCGGCCGCGAGGACGGGGGGTGGTTCCTGA
- a CDS encoding Lrp/AsnC family transcriptional regulator, producing the protein MVVAYVMVKAASGDADRIRESIRELEGVTEAHIVAGDMDFVVKVDVADPTEVKRVAADGIQGISGVEDTRTYIAMS; encoded by the coding sequence ATGGTCGTCGCGTACGTGATGGTGAAGGCCGCCTCCGGCGACGCCGACCGCATCCGCGAGTCGATACGCGAGCTCGAGGGCGTCACGGAGGCCCACATCGTCGCCGGCGACATGGACTTCGTCGTCAAGGTCGACGTGGCGGACCCGACCGAGGTGAAGCGCGTCGCCGCCGACGGGATCCAGGGGATCTCGGGCGTCGAGGACACGCGGACGTACATCGCGATGAGCTGA
- a CDS encoding DUF5813 family protein: MSDTDDTARADADSADADTDADGVDDNALPGRVRRAARDHDAVDADAPDGTLAITSTPFDAALAVAEAEDGRVEFDVTVSVPTLSAVAEDDVAAVVEDGWLDTFERRIAAVGDVTAAGHDLDPTVERRGDEVAVAESIRDVNERRGLNDAVAIVDFVEGTYVQGVIPGYEYGEPVTGLIGRARAAGGDEGSGAF; encoded by the coding sequence ATGAGCGACACCGACGATACCGCCCGCGCCGACGCCGACAGCGCGGACGCCGACACCGACGCCGACGGCGTCGACGACAACGCCCTCCCCGGACGCGTCCGCCGCGCGGCCCGCGACCACGACGCCGTCGACGCGGACGCCCCCGACGGAACGCTCGCGATCACGTCCACGCCGTTCGACGCCGCGCTCGCGGTCGCGGAGGCCGAGGACGGCCGCGTCGAGTTCGACGTGACGGTGTCCGTGCCGACCCTCTCGGCGGTCGCCGAGGACGACGTGGCGGCCGTCGTCGAGGACGGCTGGCTCGACACCTTCGAACGCCGGATCGCGGCCGTCGGCGACGTGACCGCCGCCGGCCACGACCTCGACCCGACGGTCGAGCGCCGCGGCGACGAGGTCGCCGTCGCCGAGTCGATCAGGGACGTGAACGAGCGCCGCGGACTGAACGACGCGGTCGCGATCGTCGACTTCGTGGAGGGGACGTACGTCCAGGGTGTGATCCCGGGCTACGAGTACGGCGAGCCGGTGACGGGGCTCATCGGACGCGCGCGCGCAGCCGGCGGCGACGAGGGAAGCGGCGCCTTCTGA
- a CDS encoding carboxylate--amine ligase has protein sequence MADTFHDTDALVAALSDADFDRPPALVANAHITGVSVARALSAHGVPVIAVDRTDSGLAPPSDAVDYAGQVTYPLDDADGFRADVERIADALEFEPVAFACMDEWVRGFAETEPAGVRLPFSDLAGVERVLDKANLYALCEALGVPYPETYEVGEHGIDEIVGTLAFPFVVKPAHKRKFEEAFGTNVIEVADRGEFEEVVAGAREHDATVLAQEKVNTEAGRDTSLASYMPPESAERDPLAVVGNAAVRYPEFGTSCLVERVEEPSVREHALAVLEETGYHGISESEFVYDADREEYVLLDVNTRPWKWISMPVAAGANLPMAAYADAVDGVEYEADAAGGGPRDARWVYLPDYVQRCLTDAAFWDVLSEDDWASLVSGGFEREGDLTTGVYRPSDPAPAVKYLTGEFTDREYYCSC, from the coding sequence ATGGCCGACACCTTCCACGACACCGACGCGCTCGTCGCGGCGCTGTCGGACGCCGACTTCGACCGCCCGCCCGCGCTCGTCGCCAACGCGCACATCACCGGGGTGAGCGTCGCCCGCGCGCTCTCGGCCCACGGCGTGCCCGTGATCGCCGTGGATCGCACCGACTCGGGGCTCGCGCCGCCCTCCGACGCCGTCGACTACGCCGGGCAGGTCACCTACCCGCTGGACGACGCCGACGGCTTCCGGGCGGACGTGGAGCGCATCGCCGACGCCCTCGAGTTCGAGCCGGTCGCGTTCGCCTGCATGGACGAGTGGGTCCGCGGGTTCGCCGAGACCGAGCCCGCGGGCGTCCGCCTGCCGTTCTCGGATCTCGCCGGCGTCGAGCGCGTGCTCGACAAGGCGAACCTCTACGCGCTGTGCGAGGCCCTCGGGGTGCCGTACCCCGAGACGTACGAGGTCGGCGAGCACGGGATCGACGAGATCGTCGGGACGCTGGCGTTCCCGTTCGTCGTCAAGCCCGCACACAAGCGGAAGTTCGAGGAGGCGTTCGGGACGAACGTCATCGAGGTCGCCGACCGCGGGGAGTTCGAGGAGGTCGTCGCGGGGGCCCGCGAGCACGACGCGACCGTGCTCGCCCAGGAGAAGGTGAACACCGAGGCGGGCCGTGACACCTCGCTCGCGAGCTACATGCCACCCGAATCGGCCGAGCGCGACCCGCTCGCCGTCGTCGGCAACGCCGCGGTGCGGTACCCAGAGTTCGGCACCTCCTGTCTGGTCGAGCGCGTCGAGGAGCCGTCCGTCCGCGAGCACGCGCTCGCGGTGCTGGAGGAGACCGGGTACCACGGCATCAGCGAGTCGGAGTTCGTGTACGACGCCGACCGCGAGGAGTACGTGCTGCTCGACGTGAACACGCGGCCGTGGAAGTGGATCTCGATGCCCGTCGCCGCCGGCGCGAACCTCCCGATGGCCGCCTACGCCGACGCCGTCGACGGCGTCGAGTACGAGGCCGACGCGGCCGGCGGCGGGCCCCGCGACGCCCGGTGGGTGTACCTCCCGGACTACGTGCAGCGGTGTCTCACCGACGCGGCGTTCTGGGACGTGCTCTCCGAGGACGACTGGGCGAGCCTCGTCTCCGGCGGCTTCGAGCGCGAGGGCGACCTGACGACCGGGGTCTACCGCCCGAGCGACCCGGCGCCCGCCGTGAAATATCTGACCGGCGAGTTCACCGACCGGGAGTACTACTGCTCCTGTTGA
- a CDS encoding HalOD1 output domain-containing protein, whose product MTDDSESQIIHRELDTDVENPGAEIAGIVQEIEGKEPTDLSTIYECVDGVLDHVFSTPPSPRAQMQVEFTYESYRITVHQDGEATFLKTD is encoded by the coding sequence GTGACCGACGACTCCGAGTCTCAGATCATCCATCGCGAACTCGACACGGACGTGGAGAACCCGGGGGCGGAGATCGCCGGGATCGTCCAGGAGATCGAGGGGAAGGAGCCGACCGACCTGTCGACCATCTACGAGTGCGTCGACGGCGTGCTCGATCACGTCTTCTCCACGCCGCCGTCGCCGCGAGCACAGATGCAGGTCGAGTTCACCTACGAGTCGTACCGGATCACCGTCCATCAGGACGGCGAGGCGACGTTCCTGAAGACGGACTGA
- a CDS encoding Vms1/Ankzf1 family peptidyl-tRNA hydrolase, which yields MIDRLLGRRRLKERIAELEGERDDAVAHMEAEEERRAEAARKRQEAEKRVNELETRITELEDRLERAEQREADADASVDFRDIETLRPDRRDEVLSRLRSVETGPEGALSAFVADDGDVPDAVSAALGDRASLARRAAPTLVYVDDAGLVSCALAPALDPEPFCEWSAGFRVEEGWFRPTGRFAFGLARSDTFAVGVYEGDERVDLETVRTDVMDEHDKGGFSQARYERLREEQIDEHLEECEAALSALPADLNRVVLVGESGIVKRLAEHADHTAGSDATGKPEAALEEAFSEFWTARLRLI from the coding sequence ATGATCGATCGACTCCTCGGCAGGAGGCGCCTGAAGGAGCGCATCGCCGAGCTGGAGGGGGAACGCGACGACGCCGTCGCGCACATGGAGGCCGAGGAGGAGCGGCGCGCCGAGGCCGCCCGGAAGCGTCAGGAGGCCGAAAAGCGCGTCAACGAGCTGGAAACGCGGATCACGGAGCTTGAGGACCGCCTGGAGCGCGCCGAGCAGCGGGAGGCCGACGCCGACGCGAGCGTCGACTTCCGCGACATCGAGACGCTGCGGCCCGACCGCCGCGACGAGGTGCTCTCGCGCCTGCGGAGCGTGGAGACCGGCCCGGAGGGGGCGCTGTCGGCGTTCGTCGCCGACGACGGCGACGTGCCCGACGCGGTGTCGGCGGCGCTCGGCGATCGCGCGTCCTTGGCGCGCCGGGCGGCCCCGACGCTCGTGTACGTCGACGACGCCGGGCTGGTGTCGTGCGCGCTCGCGCCGGCGCTGGACCCGGAGCCCTTCTGCGAGTGGTCGGCGGGCTTTCGGGTCGAGGAGGGGTGGTTCCGGCCGACGGGGCGGTTCGCGTTCGGGCTGGCGCGCTCGGACACCTTCGCGGTCGGCGTGTACGAGGGCGACGAGCGCGTCGACCTGGAGACGGTCCGGACGGACGTGATGGACGAGCACGACAAGGGCGGCTTCTCGCAGGCGCGCTACGAGCGCCTCCGCGAGGAGCAGATCGACGAGCACCTGGAGGAGTGTGAGGCGGCGCTGTCGGCGTTGCCGGCGGATCTGAACCGCGTGGTGCTGGTCGGCGAGTCGGGGATCGTGAAGCGGCTGGCGGAGCACGCGGATCACACCGCGGGGAGCGACGCGACCGGGAAGCCGGAGGCGGCGCTGGAGGAGGCGTTCTCGGAGTTCTGGACGGCGCGGCTGCGGCTGATCTGA
- a CDS encoding DUF5802 family protein, whose protein sequence is MFERFSHGYYLGELYVQPSDSDGAAAIKRADHERVNEQLYADEEGITRLDNPLVMKVGTKHFPVVGDEDVPSGTLALPEAAVPEDLKFRLPGRSEVFLANAERAGDLLRFTGWEGDTGDPAEYA, encoded by the coding sequence ATGTTCGAACGGTTCTCACACGGCTACTACCTGGGCGAGCTGTACGTGCAGCCCAGCGACAGCGACGGCGCGGCGGCGATCAAGCGGGCGGATCACGAGCGCGTGAACGAACAGCTGTATGCGGACGAGGAGGGGATCACCCGACTCGACAACCCGCTCGTGATGAAGGTCGGGACGAAGCACTTCCCGGTCGTCGGCGACGAGGACGTTCCCTCCGGGACGCTCGCGCTGCCGGAAGCCGCCGTGCCGGAGGACCTCAAGTTCCGCCTGCCGGGCCGCAGCGAGGTGTTCCTCGCGAACGCCGAGCGCGCCGGCGACCTGCTCCGCTTCACCGGGTGGGAGGGCGACACCGGCGACCCCGCGGAGTACGCCTGA